A portion of the Bufo gargarizans isolate SCDJY-AF-19 chromosome 7, ASM1485885v1, whole genome shotgun sequence genome contains these proteins:
- the LRRC42 gene encoding leucine-rich repeat-containing protein 42, protein MSQFPDHRANEDIGPVYVREKGHLVLAGSHCAHIKTPPVRLFSKSFSVELRVNQGDTCKPKEKPFIFTYTEQGSLRYSAKPLFTLALDLIADNIQHVDSLLGFPEQVAERLFTAADARQQFCHPQTGLVALRKFTEAYEDMMLSSLCLRGKYLLVSEKLEEIKSFRGLHSLDLSCCKLGDEHELLRHLSSEAMDSLRELYLKDNCLSDIGVRKMTAPVRVLQRGLGNLSLLDMSCNPEITETGVTFLLVFKQLRYLDISDAGVQDPAETCKKIQTRTGLLHSKKPLTQFDHEDCKTQGWAEQLFCQWDQLVVSAIKSKKIPASRTAAQQFYGKDKVNRDDAEMPILNDSPAATTKHLQFYRPEGVKNPAPAVSYSGHYPVKRAKEEKHLEDTASSQPAKKSRVTLTTEDWDLLNSY, encoded by the exons ATGTCACAATTTCCGGACCATCGGGCAAATGAGGACATTGGGCCTGTCTATGTGCGGGAGAAAGGTCATCTGGTATTGGCAGGATCTCATTGTGCCCATATTAAGACTCCTCCTGTTAGGCTCTTCTCCAAAAGTTTTTCGGTGGAACTGCGCGTGAATCAAGGGGACACTTGTAAACCTAAAGAGAAGCCTTTTATTTTTACATACACGGAGCAGGGAAGCCTGCGGTACTCAGCCAAGCCCTTGTTCACCTTGGCTCTCGATCTCATCGCGGATAATATTCAGCATGTTGACTCCCTGCTTGGGTTTCCTGAGCAAGTCGCAGAGAGACTGTTCACAGCCGCTGACGCCAGGCAGCAGTTCTGCCATCCCCAGACTGGCCTTGTAGCCCTTCGCAAATTCACAGAGGCCTATGAAGACATGATGCTGTCATCGCTGTGTCTGCGGGGCAA GTACTTATTGGTTTCCGAGAAGTTGGAGGAGATCAAATCATTTCGTGGTCTTCACAGCTTGGACTTGTCATGTTGTAAACTGGGGGATGAGCATGAGCTGCTTCGACACCTTTCTTCTGAAGCTATGGACAG CCTGAGAGAGCTCTACCTAAAGGATAATTGTCTGTCTGATATTGGGGTCAGGAAGATGACGGCTCCTGTCCGAGTGCTGCAGAGAGGCCTTGGGAATCTGTCACTTCTGGACATGTCAT GTAATCCAGAGATCACAGAGACGGGGGTGACCTTCCTGCTTGTATTCAAACAGCTTCGATACCTGGACATTTCTGATGCAGGTGTGCAG GATCCTGCTGAGACCTGTAAAAAAATACAGACAAGAACGGGCCTGCTTCATTCCAAGAAACCCTTAACCCAGTTTGATCATGAGGACTGCAAGACTCAAGGCTGGGCCGAGCAG CTTTTTTGTCAGTGGGATCAGTTGGTAGTGTCTGCCATTAAATCAAAGAAAATCCCAGCATCCAGAACAGCAGCTCAGCAATTCT ATGGAAAAGATAAGGTAAATCGTGATGATGCGGAGATGCCAATCTTAAATGATTCACCTGCTGCCACCACAAAGCACCTACAGTTCTACAGACCCGAGGGGGTGAAGAATCCTGCCCCGGCTGTATCTTACTCAGGACATTATCCTGTGAAAAGGGCTAAGGAAGAAAAGCATCTGGAAGATACGGCTTCCTCTCAGCCGGCAAAAAAGTCACGCGTGACTCTTACAACAGAGGACTGGGATTTACTGAACTCTTACTGA
- the HSPB11 gene encoding intraflagellar transport protein 25 homolog, translated as MTRAGNLCLSSTGAQVSLATSSDDRHPAEHIIDGNPETFWTTTGTFPQEFIISMNGLQKIGKIIIDSSLIRSLKIYTSASKEPTNFETCVERDLEHVEEQFQTEEIAIPGVQAIHLRFVILSGYDQFVAVRSVSAESMI; from the exons ATGACCCGGGCGGGTAACCTGTGCCTGAGCTCGACCGGAGCGCAGGTGTCTCTGGCCACTTCCAGCGATGACAGACACCCGGCCGAGCACATCATTGACGG AAATCCAGAGACGTTTTGGACAACGACAGGAACGTTCCCTCAGGAATTCATTATCAGTATGAATGGCTTACAGAAGATTGGAAAAATCATCATTGACAGCTCATTAA TACGAAGCTTAAAAATCTACACCAGCGCATCCAAAGAACCGACAAATTTTGAGACGTGCGTGGAAAGAG ACCTTGAGCATGTGGAAGAACAGTTCCAGACAGAGGAGATCGCA ATTCCTGGGGTTCAGGCGATTCATTTGCGCTTTGTGATCCTCTCTGGATACGATCAATTTGTCGCAGTGCGCAGTGTATCTGCAGAGAGTATGATATAG
- the DIO1 gene encoding type I iodothyronine deiodinase, translating to MSAQLIKRVTRCVQKGLIFCSLFLYVVVGKTLMFLAPQTMETLLKSRFEMTGAQVPKFQYDDWGPTVFTFKFLWSVLQIMWLRLEDEAFLGQTAPNTPVVDMNGELHHIWDYFRGQRPLVLTFGSCTUPPFLFRLSEFNKLVQDFSSVADFLIIYIDEAHAEDGWALKNNISIRKHQNIQDRLAAAKRLLEELPSCPVVLDTMQNLCSAKYAALPERLYILQEGKVIYKGNMGPWGYKPEEVRTVLEKTK from the exons ATGTCTGCCCAGCTGATAAAACGTGTAACGCGATGCGTGCAGAAGGGGCTGATCTTCTGCTCTCTTTTTCTATATGTTGTCGTGGGTAAGACCCTCATGTTCCTTGCTCCACAGACCATGGAAACTCTTCTGAAATCTCGCTTTGAGATGACCGGAGCCCAAGTCCCAAAGTTTCAGTATGACGACTGGGGACCCACCGTCTTCACATTCAAATTTTTATGGTCAGTCCTGCAGATTATGTGGCTTCGCCTAGAAGATGAAGCATTTTTGGGGCAAACTGCACCCAATACACCTGTGGTGGACATGAATGGAGAACTTCACCATATCTGGGATTATTTCCGAG GTCAACGTCCTTTGGTCCTCACATTTGGAAGCTGCACATGACCCCCGTTCCTCTTCAGGCTTAGCGAGTTCAATAAGCTTGTCCAGGATTTCAGCTCTGTGGCAGATTTTTTGATTATCTACATCGATGAAGCTCATGCAGAAG ATGGATGGGCTTTAAAAAACAACATATCAATAAGGAAACATCAGAACATCCAGGACCGGCTTGCTGCAGCTAAACGCCTGTTGGAGGAGCTGCCATCTTGTCCTGTGGTGTTGGATACTATGCAGAATCTGTGCAGCGCCAAGTATGCCGCCCTGCCCGAGAGGCTTTACATTCTGCAAGAGGGTAAAGTCATTTACAAG GGAAACATGGGACCCTGGGGGTACAAACCAGAGGAGGTACGGACTGTACTTGAGAAAACAAAATAG